In Candidatus Poribacteria bacterium, the sequence TGCTCAGTTTCCGATTTACCCGCTGTAGCAATTCTCTCTATGACGGCTTTGGCACGGACAGTCATACTTCCCCGCCCAGTGGCGTACATATCCTTGATGCCCTGCGTCCCTACGATCATTCCCGCAGTTGGGAAATCGGGACCGAGGATGTGTTCCATAAGCACTTCTGAAGTAGCATCGGGATCAGAGAGTTTGCAGAGCAGTGCATCAATGACTTCACTTAGATTATGTGGTGGTATACGGGTGAGGTAACCAACACCGATACCTGTCGTGCCATTGACAAGCAAGTTCGGGAGGAGCCCCGGAAGGA encodes:
- a CDS encoding DNA gyrase subunit A; translated protein: LPGLLPNLLVNGTTGIGVGYLTRIPPHNLSEVIDALLCKLSDPDATSEVLMEHILGPDFPTAGMIVGTQGIKDMYATGRGSMTVRAKAVIERIATAGKSETEQEQIIITEIPYQVKKNQ